One window from the genome of Magnolia sinica isolate HGM2019 chromosome 4, MsV1, whole genome shotgun sequence encodes:
- the LOC131244261 gene encoding protein VACUOLELESS GAMETOPHYTES-like yields the protein MPCNYHLHKDCALATPYTFHPFFEDCNFKFFTRPPGKLERCCDACGRNVQGFVYHCEKCGNDLHPCCAQLPRVIGDDKMKLHLHHKVKSNCHRCGWMKVRKKERSWSYVSTSKEYCFHVSCVKDMLVEEWEKEYFGHDHEEVGKNGLALQIKVPKLQLSVPNNKGANGKFNKYWNIIKVAIQVIISILVGDPTALVGGLITSVITSAFSP from the coding sequence ATGCCATGCAACTACCATCTTCACAAGGATTGCGCGTTGGCCACGCCATACACCTTCCACCCTTTCTTTGAGGACTGTAACTTCAAATTCTTCACACGCCCGCCAGGCAAGCTCGAGAGATGCTGCGACGCGTGCGGTAGGAACGTGCAAGGGTTCGTCTACCACTGCGAGAAATGCGGGAACGACTTACACCCATGTTGCGCACAGCTCCCACGTGTGATAGGAGACGACAAGATGAAGCTACATCTCCACCACAAGGTCAAGTCCAACTGCCACAGGTGTGGTTGGATGAAGGttagaaaaaaagagagatctTGGTCTTATGTGTCCACGAGCAAAGAATACTGTTTTCATGTGTCGTGTGTGAAGGATATGTTGGTGGAGGAATGGGAGAAGGAGTATTTTGGTCATGATCATGAAGAGGTTGGGAAGAATGGTCTTGCATTACAGATCAAGGTTCCAAAGCTCCAATTGTCAGTTCCCAATAATAAGGGTGCAAATGGGAAATTTAACAAGTATTGGAATATTATAAAAGTAGCCATCCAGGTAATCATCTCTATCCTTGTTGGAGATCCAACGGCTTTGGTTGGTGGTCTCATCACATCTGTCATCACATCTGCCTTCTCGCCGTGA